The following are encoded together in the Parabacteroides chongii genome:
- a CDS encoding MobC family plasmid mobilization relaxosome protein yields MTNIKDKPGGRPAKKRIEKQQRVVSTKLTELQYYAIRKRAGEAGLRVSEYVRQAVVSAEVIPRLNRQDADTIRKLAGEANNINQLAHRANAGGFALVAVELVKLKNRIVEIINQLSDDWKNKKGKRV; encoded by the coding sequence ATGACGAATATAAAGGATAAGCCGGGGGGACGTCCGGCAAAGAAACGGATAGAGAAGCAGCAACGGGTTGTCAGCACGAAGCTGACCGAGTTGCAGTATTACGCCATCAGGAAGCGAGCCGGGGAAGCCGGGTTGCGTGTCAGTGAGTATGTAAGGCAGGCGGTTGTTTCGGCAGAGGTCATACCCCGGCTGAACAGGCAGGATGCGGACACCATCCGCAAGCTGGCAGGGGAAGCCAACAACATCAACCAGTTGGCGCATCGGGCAAATGCCGGAGGTTTCGCACTGGTGGCGGTGGAACTGGTGAAACTGAAAAACAGGATTGTCGAAATTATAAACCAGTTGTCGGATGATTGGAAAAATAAAAAAGGGAAGCGGGTTTAA
- a CDS encoding ABC transporter permease — MNLPFYIARRYLFSKKSHNAINIISMVCVCGVVVATIAVVCALSVYNGFNDLVAGMFSSFDPELKISPRTGKVFDPTTAEFQKVKQLPDIAWFGEVLQDNALVRYHDRQDIAVIKGVDENFSHLTLIDSILIDGSFILKDEVADYATLGVGLSAKLGAKPGFASPLEIYVPKRDEKVNLSNPASSFNQEYAYIGGVFLINQQVYDEGYMILPISLVRQLLKYDKEVSSIELKLADGVDISSAKKQIKALLGDRFIVQDRYEQQEASFKMMQVEKWMTFLILSFILAIALFNVVGSLSMLMIEKKDDVRTLQNMGADDKLVRRIFLFEGWMISGFGAVIGIVIGLVLCLLQQHFGFIKLGQTAGAFVIDAYPVRVVFTDLLVAFITVAAIGLMAAWYPVHYLGKKWFN; from the coding sequence TTGAATCTTCCGTTTTATATAGCCCGGCGGTACCTCTTTTCGAAGAAATCCCACAATGCCATCAACATAATTTCGATGGTATGTGTTTGCGGCGTGGTCGTTGCAACGATTGCAGTCGTTTGTGCACTGTCGGTCTATAACGGATTCAACGACCTGGTAGCAGGTATGTTCAGCAGTTTCGATCCGGAACTGAAGATCAGTCCGCGTACCGGCAAGGTTTTCGATCCGACTACAGCCGAATTTCAGAAAGTAAAACAGTTACCGGATATTGCCTGGTTCGGAGAAGTCCTCCAGGACAATGCCCTGGTTCGCTATCACGACCGCCAGGACATCGCCGTCATCAAAGGAGTCGATGAAAACTTCAGCCATCTGACACTGATCGACAGCATACTGATAGACGGCAGTTTCATACTGAAAGATGAAGTCGCCGATTATGCGACATTAGGTGTCGGACTGTCTGCCAAACTGGGTGCCAAACCGGGATTTGCTTCACCTTTGGAGATATATGTTCCCAAACGGGATGAAAAGGTTAATCTATCCAATCCGGCATCTTCTTTTAACCAGGAATATGCTTACATAGGCGGCGTGTTCCTGATCAACCAACAGGTATATGACGAAGGGTATATGATACTCCCTATTTCACTGGTGCGCCAATTGCTCAAATATGACAAGGAGGTCAGCTCCATCGAACTGAAACTTGCAGACGGTGTAGATATCTCTTCGGCTAAGAAACAGATAAAAGCGCTTTTAGGCGACCGGTTCATTGTACAGGATCGCTATGAACAGCAGGAAGCCTCCTTTAAGATGATGCAGGTAGAAAAATGGATGACCTTTCTGATCCTTTCATTTATCCTGGCAATTGCCTTATTTAATGTGGTAGGTTCCCTGTCCATGCTGATGATCGAGAAAAAAGACGACGTACGTACCCTGCAGAATATGGGAGCCGACGATAAACTGGTCCGTCGTATCTTTTTATTTGAAGGCTGGATGATATCCGGTTTCGGGGCAGTGATAGGAATTGTGATCGGTCTGGTATTATGTCTCCTGCAACAACATTTCGGATTTATCAAACTGGGACAGACAGCAGGTGCTTTTGTCATCGATGCTTATCCCGTACGGGTCGTATTCACCGATCTTCTCGTTGCGTTTATTACGGTAGCGGCCATCGGGTTAATGGCCGCCTGGTATCCCGTACATTATTTGGGAAAGAAATGGTTTAATTAA
- the aroQ gene encoding type II 3-dehydroquinate dehydratase yields the protein MKKIQIINGPNLNLLGKREPTVYGNASFEGYLDELRARYPQCEIAYFQSNIEGEMINKIHEVGFEYDGIIMNAGAYTHTSIALHDAIKSVTTPVIEVHISNVHARESFRHVSMISAACKGVILGFGLDSYRLALEALIQFEKGK from the coding sequence ATGAAGAAGATTCAGATTATTAATGGTCCTAATCTTAACCTGTTGGGCAAACGTGAGCCAACAGTATATGGTAATGCTTCTTTCGAAGGATATTTGGACGAGTTACGTGCCCGATACCCGCAATGCGAAATAGCTTACTTTCAGAGTAATATAGAAGGTGAAATGATTAACAAGATCCACGAAGTGGGTTTTGAATACGATGGTATTATAATGAATGCGGGAGCATATACACATACATCCATCGCATTGCACGATGCCATAAAATCAGTGACTACTCCGGTAATAGAAGTACACATCTCGAATGTACATGCACGCGAATCGTTCCGTCATGTATCGATGATATCGGCAGCCTGCAAAGGAGTGATCCTGGGATTCGGACTAGATTCATACCGTTTGGCGCTCGAAGCGCTTATACAATTCGAAAAAGGTAAATAA
- a CDS encoding helix-turn-helix domain-containing protein — protein sequence MERDLELRVSELEKMLFLSKNVLSFDEASKFLNLSKSYLYKLTSGNLIPHYKPQGKMLYFEKAELEAWLRQNPVKTQAQIEQEAQKYILNRPLKK from the coding sequence ATGGAAAGAGATTTAGAGTTAAGAGTTTCCGAACTCGAAAAGATGTTGTTCCTTTCAAAGAACGTGCTTAGCTTCGATGAAGCGAGCAAGTTCTTGAACCTTTCTAAAAGTTACCTGTACAAGCTGACTTCGGGTAACTTGATACCCCATTACAAGCCGCAGGGCAAAATGCTTTATTTTGAGAAAGCGGAGTTGGAAGCATGGTTGCGTCAGAATCCGGTCAAGACGCAGGCGCAGATAGAGCAGGAAGCGCAGAAGTATATCCTTAACCGTCCTCTAAAGAAATAA
- the xerD gene encoding site-specific tyrosine recombinase XerD, protein MQQGKDIISKYKTWLRLEKSLSANSIDAYLTDLDKLTRFIENEGKEYTDITYQDLQQFVAQLRDIGIHPRSQARIISGIKSFYRFMLLDEYITVDPTELLESPKIGLKLPEVLTVNEINNILDSIDLSLPEGQRNRAMLEVLYSCGLRVSELITLRYSDVYFDEGFIRVEGKGSKQRLVPISDTAIREIKNYLLDRNLMVVKKGFEDILFLSRRGTALSRIMVFHIIKQQTEMAGVHKNVSPHTFRHSFATHLLEGGANLRAIQDMLGHEKITTTEIYTHIDRQFLRKEILEHHPRSHRRE, encoded by the coding sequence ATGCAACAAGGAAAAGATATAATCAGCAAGTATAAGACCTGGCTCCGGCTGGAAAAGTCTCTATCTGCCAACTCGATAGATGCTTACCTGACTGATCTGGATAAACTGACCCGCTTTATAGAAAATGAGGGGAAAGAGTATACCGACATTACTTATCAGGATTTACAGCAGTTCGTTGCCCAGTTGCGCGACATCGGCATACACCCGCGTTCGCAGGCCCGGATTATCTCCGGTATAAAGTCGTTTTACCGCTTCATGCTACTGGACGAGTATATAACAGTTGACCCGACGGAATTGTTGGAGTCGCCGAAGATTGGATTGAAACTTCCCGAAGTGTTGACAGTCAATGAAATAAATAATATATTGGACTCCATCGATCTTTCTCTGCCGGAAGGACAGCGTAACCGGGCGATGCTGGAGGTATTATACAGTTGCGGTCTGCGTGTTTCAGAGTTGATCACTTTGCGTTATTCGGATGTTTATTTCGATGAAGGATTTATCCGGGTGGAAGGAAAAGGCAGTAAACAACGGCTGGTTCCGATCTCCGATACGGCTATCCGTGAGATAAAGAACTATCTGTTGGATCGTAACTTGATGGTAGTGAAGAAAGGGTTTGAAGATATTCTGTTTCTGAGCCGCCGGGGAACGGCTCTTTCCCGCATCATGGTCTTTCATATTATCAAACAACAGACAGAGATGGCAGGTGTCCATAAAAATGTCAGTCCCCATACATTCAGGCATTCTTTTGCCACCCATCTGCTGGAAGGTGGCGCCAATCTCCGTGCCATCCAGGATATGCTGGGACATGAAAAGATAACGACAACGGAAATATATACCCATATCGACCGCCAGTTTCTGCGCAAAGAAATACTGGAACATCATCCCCGGAGCCATCGCCGGGAATGA
- a CDS encoding toprim domain-containing protein: protein MNIEDVKQIPIADYLHSLGYSPVKQQGNGLWYKSPLREEHEPSFKVNTDRNLWYDFGAGKGGNIIALAKELYCSDSLPYLLNRIAEQTPHVRPVSFSFPQRRTEPSFQHLEVRDLTHPALLRYLQGRGINIELAKRECKELHFTNNGRPFFAIGFPNMAGGYEVRNSFFKGCIAPKDITHIRQQGEPREKCLVFEGFMDYLSFLTLRMKNCPTMPDLDRQDYVILNSTVNVPKAIDVLYPYERIHCMLDNDKAGYEATRAIELEYSYRVRDFSGNYRGYSDLNDYLCGRKQEQKNSTSQAQEIKQETGQRAAPRQKRGRGI, encoded by the coding sequence ATGAATATCGAAGATGTGAAACAAATACCCATCGCAGACTATCTGCACAGTTTAGGCTACTCTCCTGTCAAGCAGCAGGGCAACGGCTTATGGTACAAATCACCGTTAAGGGAGGAACACGAACCGTCTTTCAAGGTGAACACTGACCGCAACCTTTGGTATGACTTTGGCGCAGGCAAGGGCGGCAACATCATCGCACTGGCAAAGGAACTCTATTGCTCCGACAGCCTGCCATACCTGTTAAACCGGATAGCGGAACAGACACCGCACGTCCGCCCGGTCAGTTTTTCTTTTCCCCAGCGTAGGACAGAACCGAGTTTCCAACATTTGGAAGTCCGTGACTTGACCCATCCGGCATTGCTCCGTTACTTGCAGGGACGGGGTATCAATATCGAACTGGCAAAAAGAGAATGTAAGGAACTCCATTTTACCAATAACGGCAGACCGTTCTTTGCTATCGGTTTCCCGAACATGGCAGGAGGTTACGAGGTTCGCAATTCCTTTTTCAAAGGCTGCATCGCCCCGAAAGACATCACCCATATACGGCAGCAGGGAGAGCCGAGAGAGAAGTGTTTGGTATTCGAGGGTTTTATGGACTATCTTTCTTTCCTCACGCTCCGGATGAAGAACTGCCCGACCATGCCCGACCTTGACAGGCAGGATTATGTCATACTCAACTCTACTGTCAATGTGCCGAAAGCTATTGACGTGCTGTACCCGTATGAACGCATCCACTGTATGCTTGACAATGACAAGGCAGGATATGAAGCGACACGGGCTATCGAATTGGAATACTCCTACCGTGTGCGTGACTTCTCGGGCAATTACAGGGGGTATTCGGACTTGAACGATTACCTGTGCGGCAGGAAGCAGGAACAGAAGAACAGCACCAGCCAAGCGCAGGAGATAAAGCAGGAAACCGGACAACGTGCCGCCCCAAGACAGAAAAGGGGCAGGGGCATTTAG
- a CDS encoding AAA family ATPase: protein MENRKATEAGQGVTMQKEDFAALWKTIHLKVTDTYEVPPEILWVNGSTIGTLGNFSASTGKAKSKKTFNISAIVAAALKNDEVLKYSAYLPPNKRKILYVDTEQSKYHCHKVMERILRLAGLPTDKDRDDFVFIVLREQTPDKRKQIIGYMLENMPDVGLLIIDGIRDLMYDINSPSESTDLINLLMRWSSGYNLHIHTVLHLNKGDDNTRGHIGTELNNKAETVLQITKSQQDGNISEVKAMHIRDREFDPFAFRINDNALPEIVDDYVFQQPKQDRNFPLTELTEQQHREALENGFGKQVVQGYSNVIAALKQGYASIGYERGRNVLVSLNKFLVNKRMIVKEGKGYRYNPDFHY from the coding sequence ATGGAAAATAGAAAAGCGACAGAAGCCGGGCAGGGTGTTACCATGCAGAAAGAGGATTTCGCAGCCCTTTGGAAAACCATTCATCTAAAGGTAACGGACACTTACGAAGTGCCGCCCGAAATACTCTGGGTGAACGGCTCTACCATTGGCACGCTGGGTAATTTCAGCGCATCCACAGGCAAAGCCAAGAGTAAAAAGACATTCAACATTTCCGCTATCGTTGCGGCAGCGTTGAAGAATGATGAGGTACTGAAGTATTCGGCATACCTGCCACCGAACAAACGGAAAATCCTCTATGTAGATACCGAGCAGAGCAAATACCATTGCCACAAGGTCATGGAACGTATTTTGCGACTTGCTGGACTGCCTACCGACAAGGACAGGGACGATTTTGTTTTCATCGTGCTAAGGGAGCAGACTCCCGACAAGCGGAAACAGATTATCGGCTATATGCTTGAAAATATGCCCGATGTGGGGTTACTCATCATTGACGGAATCCGTGACTTGATGTATGACATCAACAGCCCCAGCGAATCGACTGACCTAATCAACCTCTTGATGCGCTGGTCAAGCGGATATAACCTGCATATCCATACCGTACTGCATTTGAACAAGGGGGATGACAACACAAGGGGGCATATCGGTACGGAACTGAACAACAAGGCTGAAACCGTCCTGCAAATCACGAAAAGCCAGCAGGACGGCAACATAAGCGAGGTAAAGGCGATGCACATACGTGACCGGGAATTTGACCCGTTCGCATTCCGTATCAATGACAACGCTTTACCCGAAATCGTGGATGATTATGTATTCCAACAACCTAAGCAGGACAGGAATTTTCCGCTTACGGAACTGACTGAACAGCAACACCGGGAAGCGTTGGAGAACGGTTTCGGCAAGCAGGTGGTACAAGGCTATTCCAATGTCATAGCGGCATTGAAACAGGGTTATGCGAGTATCGGCTACGAGCGTGGACGCAATGTTCTTGTGTCACTTAACAAGTTTCTTGTGAACAAGCGCATGATTGTGAAAGAGGGCAAGGGCTACCGCTATAATCCCGATTTCCATTATTAA
- a CDS encoding mannose-1-phosphate guanylyltransferase — protein sequence MKDNYCVIMGGGIGSRFWPFSRESYPKQFLDFFGTGRSLLQMTFDRFSKIIPIENIFIVTNEAYADLIKEQLPELREDQILLEPARRNTAPCIAYAAYHIKACNPNANIVVAPSDHLILKEDVFLKDVQKGLDFVKNNNALVTLGIKPSRPETGYGYIQSSDSMLGEFTKVKTFTEKPNLELAKVFYESGEFFWNSGLFLWNVNAILDAFAKYLPDIAVRFDLGKDKFNTENEREFIRENFPYCLKISIDYGIMEKADNVYMLCTDFGWADLGTWGSLFELAPKDENNNAVLKNSNALLYESSGNVIAVGNSKRLAVIQGVEDCIVAESGNVLLICKKDDEQRIKQFVADAQIKFGKEFN from the coding sequence ATGAAAGATAATTATTGCGTTATCATGGGTGGAGGGATTGGCAGTCGCTTCTGGCCTTTTAGCAGAGAAAGTTATCCAAAACAATTTCTTGATTTCTTTGGAACTGGCCGTTCCCTGTTGCAAATGACTTTCGATCGTTTTTCCAAGATTATTCCGATTGAAAATATTTTTATTGTAACGAATGAAGCTTACGCCGACCTGATCAAAGAACAATTACCCGAATTGAGGGAAGACCAGATCCTGCTGGAGCCGGCACGTAGAAATACAGCTCCCTGTATTGCTTACGCTGCTTACCATATAAAAGCATGCAATCCGAATGCCAATATCGTTGTCGCTCCTTCCGATCATCTGATTCTGAAAGAAGATGTTTTTCTGAAAGATGTTCAGAAAGGATTGGATTTTGTGAAGAATAATAATGCACTGGTAACATTAGGTATCAAGCCGAGTCGTCCGGAAACAGGTTATGGTTATATTCAGAGTAGTGATTCTATGCTGGGCGAATTTACCAAAGTAAAAACCTTTACGGAGAAGCCGAACCTGGAATTGGCGAAGGTCTTTTATGAAAGCGGCGAGTTTTTTTGGAACTCAGGTCTGTTCCTGTGGAATGTAAATGCCATACTGGATGCGTTTGCCAAATATCTTCCGGATATTGCCGTTCGTTTTGATTTGGGGAAAGACAAATTCAATACTGAGAACGAACGTGAATTTATCCGTGAAAATTTCCCTTATTGCCTGAAGATATCTATCGATTATGGTATCATGGAAAAGGCGGATAATGTGTATATGCTGTGTACTGATTTCGGTTGGGCTGACCTGGGTACCTGGGGATCGTTGTTCGAGCTGGCACCGAAAGATGAAAATAATAATGCAGTATTGAAGAATAGTAATGCGCTGCTTTATGAAAGTTCAGGGAATGTGATTGCCGTAGGTAATTCAAAAAGACTGGCTGTCATTCAAGGTGTAGAAGACTGTATCGTCGCTGAATCAGGCAATGTATTGCTTATTTGTAAGAAAGATGACGAACAGCGTATCAAGCAGTTTGTGGCGGATGCGCAGATAAAATTCGGGAAAGAATTTAATTAA
- a CDS encoding O-methyltransferase yields the protein MTLDEYILSHSDEEGALLSALNRDANVNLLRPRMLSGHLQGRILKMFCRMLRPHRVLEIGTYTGYATLCMAEGTEDDALIHTLEINDEMEDFIMKYLSRSPHKAKIRLHIGDAMEIIPELDETFDLVFIDADKRLYSDYYDLVFPKVRPGGLILADNTLWDGKVLEKPHPSDKQTIGILSFNDKIKEDPRVEKVILPLRDGLTMIWKK from the coding sequence ATGACATTAGACGAATACATTCTCTCTCATAGCGACGAAGAAGGCGCATTGTTATCCGCCCTGAACCGGGATGCCAATGTGAATTTGCTGCGTCCGCGTATGTTGTCCGGACATCTGCAGGGACGTATACTGAAAATGTTTTGCCGCATGCTTCGCCCCCATCGTGTACTGGAGATCGGTACCTATACGGGCTATGCCACACTTTGTATGGCAGAAGGAACCGAAGATGACGCTTTGATCCACACGCTGGAGATCAACGACGAGATGGAAGATTTCATCATGAAATACCTCTCCCGCTCTCCTCATAAGGCTAAAATAAGATTGCACATCGGTGATGCTATGGAGATCATACCGGAACTGGACGAGACATTCGACCTGGTATTTATCGATGCCGACAAACGTTTGTACTCCGATTATTATGACCTGGTATTTCCCAAAGTCCGCCCGGGCGGACTGATTCTCGCCGATAATACCCTGTGGGATGGGAAAGTTTTGGAAAAACCTCACCCGTCGGATAAACAAACCATCGGGATACTTAGTTTTAATGATAAAATAAAGGAAGACCCACGGGTGGAGAAAGTGATCCTTCCGCTTCGAGACGGTCTGACAATGATATGGAAAAAATAA
- the pyk gene encoding pyruvate kinase — MLKHTKIVATISDQRCDVEFVRSLYNAGMNVVRLNTAHMMEEGLNRVVTNVREVSDRIGILMDTKGPEVRTTTASEPIPFTTGETVKIMGDPDKETTHDCIYVSYRNFVGDLTVGSDVLIDDGDLELKVIEKHDDYLVCEVENDATLGSRKSVNVPGVRINLPSLTDKDRKNILWAIENDLDFIAHSFVRNKQDVLDIQHILDEHKSPIKIIAKIENQEGVDNIDEILEVAYGIMIARGDLGIEVPAEKIPGIQRVLIRKCVEVKKPVIVATQMLHSMIKNPRPTRAEVTDIANAIYYRTDALMLSGETAYGKYPLEAVQTMTKVAREAEKTKLAANDIRVPIEGNDLDVTSFLAKQAVKSSNKLHVKAIITDSHTGRTARYLAAFRGTSTVFAICYNSRVTRMLSLSYGVWAVYQPWDDSRRGYFYSALNELIKSGRITRNDMVAYLSGSFGEGGGTTFLEINNVGKVLDAGSKYSLPTFKE, encoded by the coding sequence ATGTTAAAGCATACGAAGATTGTTGCTACAATTTCTGATCAACGTTGTGATGTGGAGTTCGTCCGCTCATTATACAACGCAGGAATGAATGTTGTGCGCCTGAATACGGCCCACATGATGGAAGAAGGTTTGAACCGTGTTGTTACAAATGTACGCGAAGTGTCTGACCGCATCGGTATATTGATGGACACCAAAGGGCCGGAAGTCCGTACTACAACGGCCAGCGAGCCAATACCTTTCACTACCGGCGAAACCGTTAAGATCATGGGCGACCCGGATAAAGAGACTACGCATGATTGTATATATGTTTCATACAGGAATTTTGTCGGAGACTTGACGGTCGGCAGCGATGTGCTGATCGACGATGGCGACCTGGAGCTGAAGGTGATCGAGAAACATGACGACTACCTGGTCTGCGAAGTGGAAAATGACGCTACACTGGGAAGCCGCAAGAGCGTGAATGTGCCCGGTGTACGTATCAACCTCCCTTCCTTGACAGACAAAGACCGTAAGAATATCCTTTGGGCTATCGAGAACGACCTCGATTTCATCGCACATTCTTTCGTAAGAAACAAACAGGACGTATTGGATATCCAACACATTTTGGACGAACATAAAAGCCCGATCAAGATCATTGCCAAGATCGAGAATCAGGAAGGCGTCGACAACATCGACGAGATCCTGGAAGTAGCTTACGGTATCATGATCGCCCGTGGCGACCTGGGTATCGAAGTGCCGGCAGAAAAGATTCCGGGAATCCAGCGCGTATTGATCCGCAAATGTGTGGAAGTGAAAAAACCTGTGATCGTTGCGACCCAAATGCTTCACTCCATGATCAAGAACCCACGTCCTACCCGTGCGGAAGTAACTGATATCGCCAACGCCATCTATTATCGCACAGATGCGTTGATGCTTAGCGGCGAAACAGCTTACGGTAAATATCCGTTGGAGGCAGTACAGACAATGACTAAAGTTGCCCGCGAAGCAGAAAAGACCAAACTGGCAGCAAATGATATCCGTGTCCCTATCGAAGGAAATGACCTGGATGTTACTTCATTCCTGGCAAAACAAGCTGTAAAATCATCCAACAAATTACATGTAAAGGCAATCATCACTGACAGCCACACCGGACGTACAGCACGTTACCTGGCAGCTTTCCGTGGCACATCTACTGTATTTGCTATCTGCTACAACTCACGCGTAACCCGCATGCTTTCTTTATCATACGGCGTATGGGCAGTTTATCAGCCGTGGGATGACAGCCGCCGCGGATATTTCTACAGTGCACTGAACGAACTGATCAAGAGCGGACGTATCACACGTAACGACATGGTTGCTTACCTGAGCGGTAGCTTCGGCGAAGGCGGCGGTACAACATTCCTCGAAATCAATAACGTAGGAAAAGTACTGGACGCAGGAAGTAAATATTCCCTCCCGACCTTCAAAGAATAA
- the rbfA gene encoding 30S ribosome-binding factor RbfA: MESTRLNKIGRLIQKELGDIFQKQTQAMPGTLISVSAVRVSPDLGVAKAYLSIFPSEKGQELLEAIRTNTKAIRFELGKRIGKQVRIIPELSFFIDDSLDYIENIDKLLQK, from the coding sequence ATGGAAAGTACAAGACTGAATAAGATAGGTCGTCTGATTCAGAAAGAATTAGGCGATATTTTCCAGAAACAGACCCAGGCAATGCCGGGTACATTGATTTCTGTTAGTGCCGTGCGTGTCAGTCCCGACCTGGGCGTAGCCAAAGCTTATCTGAGCATATTCCCTTCTGAAAAAGGCCAGGAACTGCTTGAAGCGATCCGCACGAATACCAAAGCGATCCGATTCGAACTGGGTAAACGTATAGGAAAACAGGTCCGCATCATTCCGGAACTGAGTTTCTTCATCGACGATTCGCTGGATTATATTGAAAACATCGACAAACTGTTGCAGAAATAA
- a CDS encoding relaxase/mobilization nuclease domain-containing protein, whose translation MIGKIKKGSGFKGCVNYVLGKEQATLLHADGVLTESRGDIIRSFCMQTGMNPDLKKPVGHVALSYSAVDAPKLTDEKMIQLAQEYMREMKITDTQYIIVRHQDREHPHVHIVFNRIDNNGKTISDRNDMYRNEQVCKKLKTKHGLYFAGGKEQVKQHRLKEPDKSKYEIYNAVKNEIGKSKNWQQLQERLAEKGITIRFKYKGQTNEVQGISFSKGEYTFKGSEIDRNFSFSKLDKCFGDAGLNAAGNNRQTVSVPVQEPAQTPGKADSPLLAGLGGLFSASFSPADEMPDDSFLRKKKKKKKKQLKL comes from the coding sequence ATGATTGGAAAAATAAAAAAGGGAAGCGGGTTTAAGGGCTGCGTAAACTATGTGTTGGGCAAGGAACAGGCGACTTTGCTCCATGCGGACGGGGTACTGACAGAAAGCCGGGGAGATATAATCCGCAGCTTCTGTATGCAGACCGGGATGAATCCCGACTTGAAAAAGCCAGTCGGACATGTCGCACTAAGCTATTCGGCAGTGGATGCACCCAAATTGACGGACGAGAAAATGATACAGCTTGCGCAGGAGTATATGCGTGAAATGAAAATCACCGATACGCAGTATATCATCGTGCGCCATCAAGACCGGGAACACCCACATGTGCATATCGTATTCAACCGTATAGACAACAACGGCAAGACCATTTCGGACAGGAACGACATGTACCGTAACGAGCAGGTATGTAAGAAGCTGAAAACCAAGCACGGGCTTTATTTCGCTGGTGGGAAAGAACAGGTAAAGCAGCACCGCTTGAAAGAGCCGGACAAATCGAAATACGAGATTTACAACGCTGTAAAGAATGAAATCGGGAAGTCTAAGAACTGGCAGCAGTTACAGGAGCGGTTAGCGGAAAAGGGTATTACTATCCGGTTCAAGTACAAAGGGCAGACAAACGAAGTGCAGGGCATATCCTTTTCCAAAGGAGAATACACGTTCAAGGGTTCGGAGATAGACCGTAATTTCAGTTTCTCCAAACTGGATAAATGTTTCGGGGATGCAGGACTGAACGCTGCCGGAAACAACCGGCAGACAGTTTCCGTACCTGTTCAGGAGCCAGCGCAGACACCGGGCAAAGCCGACAGTCCGTTACTGGCAGGCTTGGGCGGTCTGTTCTCCGCTTCATTCTCTCCGGCTGATGAAATGCCCGATGATTCCTTTTTGAGAAAGAAGAAGAAAAAAAAGAAAAAACAACTAAAGTTATAA